The following coding sequences are from one Halictus rubicundus isolate RS-2024b chromosome 11, iyHalRubi1_principal, whole genome shotgun sequence window:
- the LOC143358605 gene encoding uncharacterized protein LOC143358605 produces MPRPSRDTYGDQKPPYSYISLTAMAIWSSRDKMLPLAEIYKFIADRFPYYRKDTRRWQNSLRHNLSFNDCFIKVPRGPHRPGKGAYWALHPAALSMFENGSLLRRRKRFKLHKPDKELLKSELQALASAMPPPHSESSPVLSINPSVQSSSLTVANLYRLRDDLLRWELQEHRQTITSGGNSSPGFPTPEPGSSYYLLSPEVRQRLAGTDEILRSYDSSNLLQTGNWSFPGFQVSPYVSQLSYFQTELPDSRQICPATADANVPSVKAEPRSFVDVARSSAADESKMAPTCLSMDPLPSQTTIQPELKKKKKPFTIENIMAPDDEQISRNLEDKRGHLLAPRPLYAAGFPFGLAAAKVPYETAT; encoded by the exons ATGCCTCGACCGTCGAGGGACACCTACGGCGACCAGAAGCCGCCCTACTCGTACATCTCGTTGACAGCGATGGCGATCTGGTCGTCCAGGGACAAGATGCTACCTTTGGCAGAGATCTACAAGTTTATCGCGGACCGGTTCCCCTACTATCGGAAGGACACGAGAAGATGGCAGAATTCGCTGAGGCACAATCTGTCTTTTAATGACTGCTTCATCAAG GTGCCTCGGGGTCCTCACCGTCCAGGGAAGGGGGCCTACTGGGCCCTGCACCCAGCGGCGCTGTCGATGTTCGAGAACGGGTCTCTGCTGCGTCGCCGGAAGCGTTTCAAGCTGCACAAGCCCGACAAAGAGTTGCTAAAATCGGAACTGCAAGCCCTGGCGTCAGCCATGCCGCCTCCGCACTCGGAATCATCGCCGGTCCTCTCGATAAACCCGAGCGTCCAGTCGAGCAGCTTGACGGTAGCTAACCTGTACCGTCTCCGGGACGATCTTCTTCGCTGGGAGCTTCAGGAACACCGTCAAACGATCACCTCCGGTGGGAACAGCTCCCCAGGGTTCCCGACACCGGAGCCCGGGTCCAGTTACTACCTTCTCTCGCCGGAAGTTCGACAGAGACTGGCTGGCACCGACGAGATCCTGCGCAGCTACGACAGCAGCAACCTTTTGCAGACCGGGAACTGGAGCTTCCCGGGATTCCAGGTGTCCCCCTACGTCTCCCAGCTATCCTACTTCCAGACCGAGCTGCCGGACAGCAGACAGATCTGTCCAGCGACCGCGGATGCCAACGTACCATCGGTGAAAGCAGAGCCCAGGAGCTTCGTGGACGTTGCCAGGAGCTCGGCCGCCGACGAATCCAAAATGGCACCCACATGTCTCTCCATGGACCCCCTGCCCAGCCAGACCACCATACAACCGGAgctcaagaagaagaagaaaccgtTCACCATCGAGAACATCATGGCCCCCGACGACGAACAGATTTCCAGGAACTTGGAGGACAAGAGGGGCCATCTTCTTGCACCGAGACCACTCTACGCCGCTGGATTCCCCTTCGGGCTGGCCGCCGCGAAGGTACCCTATGAAACTGCCACCTGA